Proteins encoded by one window of Lycium barbarum isolate Lr01 chromosome 11, ASM1917538v2, whole genome shotgun sequence:
- the LOC132616511 gene encoding uncharacterized protein LOC132616511 isoform X3, translating to MQVLFQGRGKGFDVENALLATSVRDFEKAISMVSCGFNSIEDFYAKSSTRDVVGKVKIPLLFIQSDEGSVPLFSVPRSSIAENPYTSLLLCSYSPHNETTNSRSTLSWCQHLTIEWLTAVELGLLKGRHPLLEDVDVTINPSKGLPLVGGPSDRSLRSNKLLNYPTSGALYGRSQDPSLKILEGGDSAATIHSRFERDPGKDLRSTGQLQETYSTLQNGSADDAESGEEQTGSPVDGERGQMLQTAELVMNMLDVTMPDTLTEEQKKKVLTAVGQGETIMKALQDAVPDDVRGKLTTAVSGILHNQGSNLKIDGLLSLGRIPNVTSSLMSKIEKDGGVSSAEGGSETSQLSDAKKRTNDISDELNTNGSSTDKHSQDLVSEPKAVENVQKSVDTGQSQAMSSHDVEVPALDKKETNDVENNNQSADLALEKTALTSDYRENVSKAGDKLESSSPPEADGGTDKVIAEQSKEQHDGGTDRVIAEQSKEQHDGGSDRVIAEQSKEQHDGGTDRVIAEQSKKQHDGGTDRVIAEQSKEQRDGEKYQTDLKEEISTQQKEEKTPDISSDQNKSTSSPPTEDKTSLVTSPSETNVIKNEGSDNVKREERSKQTSSNQIIPNAPSFDVSQAFDALTGIDDTTQVAVNSVFHVLEDMINQLDGVKDTESEIKNGDDKDGLKKSGIKNGDNEDGLKDKDKVLDQTTSSVSNNHRTVDNHDLDDVEKSERKVCSHSQEKSETDATSLGEVEIDTVNFQESDGESHAESDQKRQNIVNGEPSAGDSLKSLNYIKKAGPVYMNTNFSGDPLYKEYVRSYLSSKAVITKPLDLDTTTALFLDYFPEEGQWKLLEQTGNNSDISDDVAADGKVHVEMQHDSPLKTDNMDNVIEPSYVIFDHENQNPDEGMTSYNSNENDEVDNETAHGSALFLRDIIVDALKVEVGRKVSTEDLEEMQSKLSNELEHVANAISQAVGHEEELGSFIKSKDRTSEKVGTLPAEHVVHAISSAVQGTNYLRRVLPVGVIVGCSLAALRKFFDVYAIEGNGQSKELILDEISDLEKINSIPTANKKIDEMHPNGKVYGLKSSVRQVEGAANSENAGRKSIMVGAVTAALGASALLVHQQDAENFESSSKPFQDEKNQSKEESNLDEETVDKTHNNIVTSLAEKAMSVAGPVVPMKEDGGVDHERLVSMLADLGQKGGILKLVAKVALLWGGIRGAISLTDKLISFLRIAERPLFQRILAFVGMVLVLWSPVIIPLLPTLVQSWTTQKPSTTAELICIIGLYMSIFLLVTLWGKRIRGYENPLDQYGLDITSMLKVRSFLKGLFGGTILVLLLHSVNSLIGCVDFCLPMAPPTSSAALTWLKVYGRMFFLIVRGLATATGIATVEEFLFRSWLPDEIAADLGYYRGIIISGLAFALFQRSPWAVPSLWLLSLALAGVRQRTQSLYLPIGLRSGILATSYILHTGGFLTYRQKFPPWFAGSNSAQPFSGVVGLVFALSLAVLLYPGEPLHRKKIVRKIKE from the exons AGCGATGAAGGGTCAGTCCCCTTGTTCTCTGTTCCGCGCAGTTCAATAGCAGAAAACCCGTACACAAGCCTACTCTTGTGCTCTTATTCTCCACATAATGAAACGACAAATAGCAGATCAACTCTATCTTGGTGCCAGCATCTTACAATTGAG TGGCTCACAGCTGTGGAGCTTGGACTTTTGAAAGGTCGTCATCCTCTTCTGGAAGATGTTGATGTTACCATCAATCCATCCAAAGGTCTTCCTCTAGTGGGTGGACCATCTGATAGAAGTCTTAGATCAAACAAGCTCTTGAATTATCCTACCTCAGGTGCTTTATATGGTCGCTCCCAAGATCCTTCACTGAAAATACTTGAAGGAGGAGATAGTGCAGCAACAATTCATTCAAGATTTGAAAGAGATCCAGGAAAAGATCTTCGAAGCACTGGACAGCTACAAGAAACCTATAGCACCTTACAAAATGGTAGCGCTGATGATGCAGAATCAGGAGAAGAGCAGACTGGAAGTCCTGTTGATGGTGAAAGAGGCCAAATGCTACAGACTGCAGAATTAGTTATGAATATGCTTGATGTGACAATGCCTGACACACTAACAGAAGAACAGAAGAAGAAG GTCCTGACGGCTGTCGGCCAAGGAGAGACAATAATGAAAGCTTTGCAAGATGCTGTTCCTGATGATGTTCGTGGAAAGCTTACAACTGCTGTATCTGGAATTTTGCACAATCAGGGTTCAAATCTCAAAATTGATGGACTATTAAGTCTTGGACGTATTCCAAACGTGACGTCTAGCCTTATGTCAAAGATAGAAAAGGATGGAGGAGTTTCAAGTGCAGAAGGTGGAAGTGAAACTTCTCAGTTATCAGATGCGAAGAAGAGGACTAATGATATTTCAGATGAACTTAATACTAATGGCTCAAGCACAGACAAGCATTCTCAAGACCTTGTTTCAGAACCTAAGGCAGTGGAGAACGTGCAAAAATCTGTAGATACAGGTCAGTCTCAGGCAATGAGTAGCCATGATGTTGAAGTTCCTGCTTTAGACAAGAAGGAGACAAATGATGTGGAGAATAATAATCAAAGTGCAGATCTTGCTCTAGAAAAAACTGCCCTAACTTCTGATTACAGGGAAAACGTGTCAAAAGCTGGAGATAAACTTGAGAGTTCAAGTCCACCTGAAGCGGATGGTGGCACTGACAAAGTGATTGCTGAGCAATCCAAAGAACAGCATGATGGTGGCACTGACAGAGTGATTGCTGAGCAATCCAAAGAACAGCATGATGGTGGCAGTGACAGAGTGATTGCTGAGCAATCCAAAGAACAGCATGATGGTGGCACTGACAGAGTGATTGCTGAGCAATCCAAAAAACAGCATGATGGTGGCACTGACAGAGTGATTGCTGAGCAATCCAAAGAACAGCGTGATGGTGAGAAATATCAGACGGACTTGAAAGAAGAGATCTCTACCcaacaaaaggaagaaaaaacTCCTGACATTAGTAGTGATCAGAACAAGTCAACATCTTCGCCCCCAACAGAGGATAAAACATCACTTGTGACATCCCCTTCTGAGACCAACGTAATAAAAAATGAAGGTTCTGATAATGTCAAAAGAGAAGAAAGAAGTAAGCAGACCAGTTCAAATCAAATTATTCCTAATGCACCAAGCTTTGATGTTTCTCAAGCATTTGATGCCCTGACTGGAATTGATGATACAACTCAGGTGGCAGTTAATAGTGTATTTCATGTACTTGAAGATATGATTAATCAGTTGGATGGGGTAAAAGACACAGAAAGTGAAATCAAGAATGGAGACGATAAAGATGGACTTAAGAAAAGTGGAATCAAGAATGGGGACAATGAAGATGGACTTAAGGACAAAGACAAGGTTCTTGATCAAACTACTAGCTCCGTCTCAAACAATCACCGTACGGTTGATAACCACGATTTAGATGATGTTGAGAAGAGCGAGAGAAAAGTTTGCTCACATTCCCAAGAAAAATCCGAAACAGATGCCACTTCACTTGGTGAAGTTGAAATTGATACCGTCAATTTTCAGGAAAGTGATGGAGAAAGCCACGCAGAAAGTGATCAGAAGAGACAAAACATTGTCAATGGAGAGCCTTCTGCAGGGGATTCACTTAAGTCTTTGAATTACATTAAAAAAGCTGGTCCTGTCTACATGAATACCAATTTCTCTGGAGACCCACTTTACAAAGAATACGTTAGAAGCTATTTAAGTTCAAAGGCTGTCATAACGAAACCACTAGATTTAGATACCACAACAGCTTTGTTTCTCGACTACTTCCCAGAAGAAGGACAATGGAAACTTTTGGAGCAGACTGGAAATAACAGTGATATATCTGATGATGTTGCAGCAGATGGAAAAGTTCATGTGGAGATGCAGCATGATTCTCCTCTGAAAACAGATAATATGGATAATGTTATTGAACCATCTTATGTAATATTTGACCATGAAAACCAGAATCCTGATGAAGGTATGACTTCATATAACTCTAATGAGAATGATGAAGTTGATAATGAAACCGCACATGGGTCTGCTTTATTTTTAAGAGATATTATAGTTGACGCTTTAAAGGTCGAAGTTGGCAGAAAAGTAAGTACTGAAGACTTGGAGGAAATGCAGTCCAAACTCTCCAATGAACTGGAACATGTTGCAAATGCTATCTCTCAGGCTGTTGGGCATGAAGAGGAGCTTGGTTCATTTATCAAGAGTAAGGACCGTACTTCAGAGAAAGTGGGTACACTTCCTGCAGAACATGTTGTGCATGCTATTTCATCAGCAGTTCAGGGAACTAATTATTTGAGAAGGGTATTGCCTGTTGGAGTTATTGTAGGATGCAGCTTGGCTGCTTTGAGAAAGTTTTTTGATGTATATGCAATAGAAGGTAATGGCCAAAGCAAAGAGTTGATCCTTGATGAAATAAGTGACCTAGAGAAAATAAATTCTATCCCGACAGCTAATAAGAAGATTGATGAAATGCATCCTAATGGAAAAGTGTATGGACTGAAGAGTTCAGTTCGCCAAGTTGAGGGAGCAGCTAATTCAGAAAATGCAGGCAGAAAATCTATTATGGTTGGAGCTGTTACGGCAGCCCTCGGAGCATCAGCACTCCTTGTCCATCAACAG GATGCTGAAAATTTTGAGAGTTCGTCCAAGCCCTTTCAAGATGAGAAAAATCAAAGCAAAGAAGAGAGCAACCTTGATGAGGAAACAGTTGATAAAACTCACAATAACATAGTCACAAGCCTTGCTGAGAAAGCCATGTCTGTAGCTGGTCCTGTGGTGCCTATGAAAGAAGATGGTGGAGTGGATCACGAAAG GCTGGTATCAATGTTAGCGGATTTGGGACAGAAGGGTGGCATTCTGAAATTGGTTGCAAAAGTTGCGTTGCTTTGGGGTGGTATACGAGGTGCTATTAGTCTAACTGACAAACTCATCTCATTTCTTCGCATTGCTGAACGTCCTTTGTTCCAGAG GATTCTTGCATTTGTTGGTATGGTGCTTGTTTTATGGTCACCTGTGATCATTCCGTTGCTGCCCACACTTGTGCAAAGTTGGACCACACAGAAGCCATCCACGACTGCTGAGCTCATTTGCATTATTGGCCTCTACATGTCTATTTTCTTACTAGTTACTCTATGGGGCAAAAGGATACGTGGCTATGAGAACCCGCTTGACCAGTATGGGCTAGATATAACTTCAATGCTGAAG GTCCGGAGTTTTCTGAAAGGTTTATTTGGGGGAACCATCCTTGTTTTGCTATTACATTCAGTGAACTCCTTAATTGGCTGTGTCGATTTCTGTTTGCCCATGGCTCCTCCAACCTCATCAGCAGCTTTAACCTGGCTAAAGGTGTATGGTCGGATGTTTTTTCTAATTGTTCGAGGACTTGCAACTGCAACAGGCATTGCCACTGTGGAGGAGTTTCTTTTCAGGTCATGGTTGCCTGATGAAATTGCTGCTGACCTGGGATATTATCGTGGAATCATAATTTCTGGACTTGCGTTTGCTTTGTTTCAAAG GTCACCTTGGGCAGTGCCCAGTTTGTGGCTATTGTCACTGGCTCTCGCGGGTGTTCGACAAAGAACCCAAAGTCTCTACCTTCCAATTGGCCTGCGTTCAGGGATACTGGCTACTAGCTATATCTTACACACTGGGGGTTTTTTGACTTATCGACAAAAATTCCCTCCATGGTTCGCGGGGTCTAATTCAGCTCAACCATTTAGTGGAGTAGTTGGCCTTGTCTTCGCTTTGTCACTGGCAGTACTTCTGTACCCCGGGGAGCCTCTTCATAGGAAGAAAATAGTGAGGAAAATCAAGGAATAA
- the LOC132616511 gene encoding uncharacterized protein LOC132616511 isoform X2: MSVGWGYGANMLTKYLAEVGEKTPLTAATCINNPFDLEEATRATPYHIALDQKLTRGLVDILQSNKVLFQGRGKGFDVENALLATSVRDFEKAISMVSCGFNSIEDFYAKSSTRDVVGKVKIPLLFIQSDEGSVPLFSVPRSSIAENPYTSLLLCSYSPHNETTNSRSTLSWCQHLTIEWLTAVELGLLKGRHPLLEDVDVTINPSKGLPLVGGPSDRSLRSNKLLNYPTSGALYGRSQDPSLKILEGGDSAATIHSRFERDPGKDLRSTGQLQETYSTLQNGSADDAESGEEQTGSPVDGERGQMLQTAELVMNMLDVTMPDTLTEEQKKKVLTAVGQGETIMKALQDAVPDDVRGKLTTAVSGILHNQGSNLKIDGLLSLGRIPNVTSSLMSKIEKDGGVSSAEGGSETSQLSDAKKRTNDISDELNTNGSSTDKHSQDLVSEPKAVENVQKSVDTGQSQAMSSHDVEVPALDKKETNDVENNNQSADLALEKTALTSDYRENVSKAGDKLESSSPPEADGGTDKVIAEQSKEQHDGGTDRVIAEQSKEQHDGGSDRVIAEQSKEQHDGGTDRVIAEQSKKQHDGGTDRVIAEQSKEQRDGEKYQTDLKEEISTQQKEEKTPDISSDQNKSTSSPPTEDKTSLVTSPSETNVIKNEGSDNVKREERSKQTSSNQIIPNAPSFDVSQAFDALTGIDDTTQVAVNSVFHVLEDMINQLDGVKDTESEIKNGDDKDGLKKSGIKNGDNEDGLKDKDKVLDQTTSSVSNNHRTVDNHDLDDVEKSERKVCSHSQEKSETDATSLGEVEIDTVNFQESDGESHAESDQKRQNIVNGEPSAGDSLKSLNYIKKAGPVYMNTNFSGDPLYKEYVRSYLSSKAVITKPLDLDTTTALFLDYFPEEGQWKLLEQTGNNSDISDDVAADGKVHVEMQHDSPLKTDNMDNVIEPSYVIFDHENQNPDEGMTSYNSNENDEVDNETAHGSALFLRDIIVDALKVEVGRKVSTEDLEEMQSKLSNELEHVANAISQAVGHEEELGSFIKSKDRTSEKVGTLPAEHVVHAISSAVQGTNYLRRVLPVGVIVGCSLAALRKFFDVYAIEGNGQSKELILDEISDLEKINSIPTANKKIDEMHPNGKVYGLKSSVRQVEGAANSENAGRKSIMVGAVTAALGASALLVHQQDAENFESSSKPFQDEKNQSKEESNLDEETVDKTHNNIVTSLAEKAMSVAGPVVPMKEDGGVDHERLVSMLADLGQKGGILKLVAKVALLWGGIRGAISLTDKLISFLRIAERPLFQRILAFVGMVLVLWSPVIIPLLPTLVQSWTTQKPSTTAELICIIGLYMSIFLLVTLWGKRIRGYENPLDQYGLDITSMLKVRSFLKGLFGGTILVLLLHSVNSLIGCVDFCLPMAPPTSSAALTWLKVYGRMFFLIVRGLATATGIATVEEFLFRSWLPDEIAADLGYYRGIIISGLAFALFQRSPWAVPSLWLLSLALAGVRQRTQSLYLPIGLRSGILATSYILHTGGFLTYRQKFPPWFAGSNSAQPFSGVVGLVFALSLAVLLYPGEPLHRKKIVRKIKE; the protein is encoded by the exons AGCGATGAAGGGTCAGTCCCCTTGTTCTCTGTTCCGCGCAGTTCAATAGCAGAAAACCCGTACACAAGCCTACTCTTGTGCTCTTATTCTCCACATAATGAAACGACAAATAGCAGATCAACTCTATCTTGGTGCCAGCATCTTACAATTGAG TGGCTCACAGCTGTGGAGCTTGGACTTTTGAAAGGTCGTCATCCTCTTCTGGAAGATGTTGATGTTACCATCAATCCATCCAAAGGTCTTCCTCTAGTGGGTGGACCATCTGATAGAAGTCTTAGATCAAACAAGCTCTTGAATTATCCTACCTCAGGTGCTTTATATGGTCGCTCCCAAGATCCTTCACTGAAAATACTTGAAGGAGGAGATAGTGCAGCAACAATTCATTCAAGATTTGAAAGAGATCCAGGAAAAGATCTTCGAAGCACTGGACAGCTACAAGAAACCTATAGCACCTTACAAAATGGTAGCGCTGATGATGCAGAATCAGGAGAAGAGCAGACTGGAAGTCCTGTTGATGGTGAAAGAGGCCAAATGCTACAGACTGCAGAATTAGTTATGAATATGCTTGATGTGACAATGCCTGACACACTAACAGAAGAACAGAAGAAGAAG GTCCTGACGGCTGTCGGCCAAGGAGAGACAATAATGAAAGCTTTGCAAGATGCTGTTCCTGATGATGTTCGTGGAAAGCTTACAACTGCTGTATCTGGAATTTTGCACAATCAGGGTTCAAATCTCAAAATTGATGGACTATTAAGTCTTGGACGTATTCCAAACGTGACGTCTAGCCTTATGTCAAAGATAGAAAAGGATGGAGGAGTTTCAAGTGCAGAAGGTGGAAGTGAAACTTCTCAGTTATCAGATGCGAAGAAGAGGACTAATGATATTTCAGATGAACTTAATACTAATGGCTCAAGCACAGACAAGCATTCTCAAGACCTTGTTTCAGAACCTAAGGCAGTGGAGAACGTGCAAAAATCTGTAGATACAGGTCAGTCTCAGGCAATGAGTAGCCATGATGTTGAAGTTCCTGCTTTAGACAAGAAGGAGACAAATGATGTGGAGAATAATAATCAAAGTGCAGATCTTGCTCTAGAAAAAACTGCCCTAACTTCTGATTACAGGGAAAACGTGTCAAAAGCTGGAGATAAACTTGAGAGTTCAAGTCCACCTGAAGCGGATGGTGGCACTGACAAAGTGATTGCTGAGCAATCCAAAGAACAGCATGATGGTGGCACTGACAGAGTGATTGCTGAGCAATCCAAAGAACAGCATGATGGTGGCAGTGACAGAGTGATTGCTGAGCAATCCAAAGAACAGCATGATGGTGGCACTGACAGAGTGATTGCTGAGCAATCCAAAAAACAGCATGATGGTGGCACTGACAGAGTGATTGCTGAGCAATCCAAAGAACAGCGTGATGGTGAGAAATATCAGACGGACTTGAAAGAAGAGATCTCTACCcaacaaaaggaagaaaaaacTCCTGACATTAGTAGTGATCAGAACAAGTCAACATCTTCGCCCCCAACAGAGGATAAAACATCACTTGTGACATCCCCTTCTGAGACCAACGTAATAAAAAATGAAGGTTCTGATAATGTCAAAAGAGAAGAAAGAAGTAAGCAGACCAGTTCAAATCAAATTATTCCTAATGCACCAAGCTTTGATGTTTCTCAAGCATTTGATGCCCTGACTGGAATTGATGATACAACTCAGGTGGCAGTTAATAGTGTATTTCATGTACTTGAAGATATGATTAATCAGTTGGATGGGGTAAAAGACACAGAAAGTGAAATCAAGAATGGAGACGATAAAGATGGACTTAAGAAAAGTGGAATCAAGAATGGGGACAATGAAGATGGACTTAAGGACAAAGACAAGGTTCTTGATCAAACTACTAGCTCCGTCTCAAACAATCACCGTACGGTTGATAACCACGATTTAGATGATGTTGAGAAGAGCGAGAGAAAAGTTTGCTCACATTCCCAAGAAAAATCCGAAACAGATGCCACTTCACTTGGTGAAGTTGAAATTGATACCGTCAATTTTCAGGAAAGTGATGGAGAAAGCCACGCAGAAAGTGATCAGAAGAGACAAAACATTGTCAATGGAGAGCCTTCTGCAGGGGATTCACTTAAGTCTTTGAATTACATTAAAAAAGCTGGTCCTGTCTACATGAATACCAATTTCTCTGGAGACCCACTTTACAAAGAATACGTTAGAAGCTATTTAAGTTCAAAGGCTGTCATAACGAAACCACTAGATTTAGATACCACAACAGCTTTGTTTCTCGACTACTTCCCAGAAGAAGGACAATGGAAACTTTTGGAGCAGACTGGAAATAACAGTGATATATCTGATGATGTTGCAGCAGATGGAAAAGTTCATGTGGAGATGCAGCATGATTCTCCTCTGAAAACAGATAATATGGATAATGTTATTGAACCATCTTATGTAATATTTGACCATGAAAACCAGAATCCTGATGAAGGTATGACTTCATATAACTCTAATGAGAATGATGAAGTTGATAATGAAACCGCACATGGGTCTGCTTTATTTTTAAGAGATATTATAGTTGACGCTTTAAAGGTCGAAGTTGGCAGAAAAGTAAGTACTGAAGACTTGGAGGAAATGCAGTCCAAACTCTCCAATGAACTGGAACATGTTGCAAATGCTATCTCTCAGGCTGTTGGGCATGAAGAGGAGCTTGGTTCATTTATCAAGAGTAAGGACCGTACTTCAGAGAAAGTGGGTACACTTCCTGCAGAACATGTTGTGCATGCTATTTCATCAGCAGTTCAGGGAACTAATTATTTGAGAAGGGTATTGCCTGTTGGAGTTATTGTAGGATGCAGCTTGGCTGCTTTGAGAAAGTTTTTTGATGTATATGCAATAGAAGGTAATGGCCAAAGCAAAGAGTTGATCCTTGATGAAATAAGTGACCTAGAGAAAATAAATTCTATCCCGACAGCTAATAAGAAGATTGATGAAATGCATCCTAATGGAAAAGTGTATGGACTGAAGAGTTCAGTTCGCCAAGTTGAGGGAGCAGCTAATTCAGAAAATGCAGGCAGAAAATCTATTATGGTTGGAGCTGTTACGGCAGCCCTCGGAGCATCAGCACTCCTTGTCCATCAACAG GATGCTGAAAATTTTGAGAGTTCGTCCAAGCCCTTTCAAGATGAGAAAAATCAAAGCAAAGAAGAGAGCAACCTTGATGAGGAAACAGTTGATAAAACTCACAATAACATAGTCACAAGCCTTGCTGAGAAAGCCATGTCTGTAGCTGGTCCTGTGGTGCCTATGAAAGAAGATGGTGGAGTGGATCACGAAAG GCTGGTATCAATGTTAGCGGATTTGGGACAGAAGGGTGGCATTCTGAAATTGGTTGCAAAAGTTGCGTTGCTTTGGGGTGGTATACGAGGTGCTATTAGTCTAACTGACAAACTCATCTCATTTCTTCGCATTGCTGAACGTCCTTTGTTCCAGAG GATTCTTGCATTTGTTGGTATGGTGCTTGTTTTATGGTCACCTGTGATCATTCCGTTGCTGCCCACACTTGTGCAAAGTTGGACCACACAGAAGCCATCCACGACTGCTGAGCTCATTTGCATTATTGGCCTCTACATGTCTATTTTCTTACTAGTTACTCTATGGGGCAAAAGGATACGTGGCTATGAGAACCCGCTTGACCAGTATGGGCTAGATATAACTTCAATGCTGAAG GTCCGGAGTTTTCTGAAAGGTTTATTTGGGGGAACCATCCTTGTTTTGCTATTACATTCAGTGAACTCCTTAATTGGCTGTGTCGATTTCTGTTTGCCCATGGCTCCTCCAACCTCATCAGCAGCTTTAACCTGGCTAAAGGTGTATGGTCGGATGTTTTTTCTAATTGTTCGAGGACTTGCAACTGCAACAGGCATTGCCACTGTGGAGGAGTTTCTTTTCAGGTCATGGTTGCCTGATGAAATTGCTGCTGACCTGGGATATTATCGTGGAATCATAATTTCTGGACTTGCGTTTGCTTTGTTTCAAAG GTCACCTTGGGCAGTGCCCAGTTTGTGGCTATTGTCACTGGCTCTCGCGGGTGTTCGACAAAGAACCCAAAGTCTCTACCTTCCAATTGGCCTGCGTTCAGGGATACTGGCTACTAGCTATATCTTACACACTGGGGGTTTTTTGACTTATCGACAAAAATTCCCTCCATGGTTCGCGGGGTCTAATTCAGCTCAACCATTTAGTGGAGTAGTTGGCCTTGTCTTCGCTTTGTCACTGGCAGTACTTCTGTACCCCGGGGAGCCTCTTCATAGGAAGAAAATAGTGAGGAAAATCAAGGAATAA